tttaatattttcccccatttatttgatgttctgttttattttcttctcttttttttttcttcttgcatttTAGTTTGTGAAGTTTCTATTGACAAATTTCCAAGCTCATTTACTCTCTCCTTGGTCATGTTGAATGTAATAATGAGTCCATGGAAGGCTCTCTTTATTTCTGTCActgtttttgatttctagcatttctttattattctttcttaggTTTTATCTCTACTTATATTACCCATCTttcttgcatgttgtctactttttcctTTAGAGCCCTTATCATGTATTTTAGATCTTCATAGTTATTAAAATTCTCTGACTGATAATTCCAATATCTGTGACATATCTGAATATGGTTTATGCTTGACTTTTGTTTTcagattctgttttttttcttttcagcataccttataatttttgttgttgttgaaagccGTACATGTTGTATTAGGTAATAGAAAGTAACATAAATAGGCCTTTAATGCAAGAATTTATGTTAATCTGGTCAGAGACTTCAAATTCCTCTACTGTCCTTGTTTTTATCTCTCCTTTTGACTTTGGGTTCCCATAAGTACTCTTCCTCAAAAAGTCTGCATCTGACACTCTCTCAGCTGTAATCCACTGTTATTATACTGGAGCCCTGTTGGTGTGGTGGTAATTTAGGGTGGAGGAACTTTTCTATTATCTACTAATTAGTTCTCAGTCTTTTAGTTGGCCCATGTCTCAAAGCTGTGACCATCACATGATTTTCTCCTTTAGTATATTTTCCCCAGGTCATCTCCTTTCCCTGCCTGCAGAATTGCCCATCTGTTCATTTGAAGTCCTGACCCGTGTTGACTATTTTTCCCTCTTAGTTGAGATGGAAAGGGTAAAGGTGACTGGATAGAAAGGATTCCCTTCCCCTGACCTAAGACTGTAGCAAAGTTAGTTTTCTATGAAATACAGGCCTTTGTTATGGAGAAGGATGTGAGTGTATTTCACAATGATTAATTTTCCCTTCCCCCTGCCAGAGCCAAGAGGAGATCCTTTTTGAATCTTCACCATGAGAATCTGGTGAGGTTCCTGTATGCAAAATCCATGAAAGTGTGGGAGCTCCTATAAGACTGTGACGCCCAGGAATTTCTCACTGTCGAGCTAGTCCATATGCAGCTCCCAGCAGTTCATCAAAATTGCCATTCGAGTACTCTAGTTTATGGCTCCAGTGCCTCCTGAAAGGAGGCAGATCTCAGCTGTGTCTTAGCCATAATATCTCTTCAGATATCCAGGTGGCAACTTGACTTACAACCTCAGTTCTCTAATGGGTCCAAAAAAGTTATTGGCTTTTAGTTTGTCCAGCTTTTTCTGATTCTAAGGATGGAATGAAAACTTCTAAACTCCTTTTCCTCTGATTAAACCTTAAAAAGATGTTGTACAGATTGAACACTAACAGTAGCATCCATTCATTCCCAGTTTGGTCAGAAATAAGAAACTTAGCTAAAATTGCCCAGTAACAGAAAGCCTAGAGTCTAAATTGTTCTGTGGGATAAACATTCTAAATCAAGAAATCAACAAATCCAATGAAAGACTAGagtaataaatttgaaaaatatttccattgttttccttccttcccccatttcatcttatattttacttttatcctAAAGGCctttcctctccccacctcctgtcTCCAGTCCACAGAATTAAACTCTGGTCACTCAGCTCCTCAATTCCtttgaaaaaaatgagataattaaaGAGCTCgagaaacaaaagtgaaaagtTCTTGACTTTAAAGTTCCAAAAGGTATACAATAGAAATATTTGCATGCACACTTGGAGAGcagattttttaatttcttaaacgGGATATAGCTTTGGGCTTGTCAAATTCAAAGGAAGGAACCACACAGGAGTGAAATTAGCAATGAAACACTGACCAGTCTTGTCTGAACAATGCATGAAACTTTCTGAGAGTTTAGAACCAAGATGCAATGTCCATCTTGTTGCAGTTTAGTGAGGTTTGTTGACAGCAATCAGCTGGAAGCTTATTGATCATCCAGAAGTGGCTTAGCAATTCTCCCATCCAAAATACCTTTGTAGATAGTCCCTCAtgaaatatcaaagaaaaaagataaaagcctCTAgaatagaagaagaagaagtagaaaTAGTACAAGAGAAGAAGAGGAACATTAGACAGAAATTGGGGGGAGAGCGGGGGGTAAAAAGTAAGCCTTTATATTTAGGAGAGCTGAGACAATATGGAACCAGCTAGAAAACTCTCCTCTGAGCCACAATAATGGAACAACACAGCATGCCTGAGGGCATGCTTTGCTgtcatttccaaagaaggcagaaaatgtttaaatacagATGTGTTCGGTTATCAGGATGGAGGAATGCTGGAGCTAAACCTCAGTTGCTACACAGTAAATGAAAGGAACTTCTCTTAAGCCAAGAAGACAGTGCAGTAAGGAGGATTGGGGCAACTACTTGGGTTTAAGTAATTCTGACAATCACCAGCTATATGACTTTGACTACCTATCAGAGTTACCCATCTCTCCTCTGAGACTTACTTTCCTAACAGATATAGTGCCGATGAGATTATCTCTACCAATATCAAAGACATGTGGTGAGGGTCAAATGAAAATGCTTTATAAACTATATGCTGGTGCTGCTAACACATTATATTAAGGGTCCACAGGCCATAAGAAGCTAGAGTAAGCTCATTTCCAGGGCAAGAGTGAAGGAGCTATTGAGGCTAGGGGTCCAGAAGccaaatggggaaaaaatgagaTGGCTTATAGATGGCAAATGAGCAGACAGGAAGAAAGTCCAGACTCTGGTGGGAGCACAGCCTATTATGAAGCTATTTTGAGGATCCTTGAATGCCTCAAGAGTGACATCTGGAAACTGCAACATCCACTTCTAGTCGTTGATAAGAAAATTCTATCGCCAAAGAAAATTGCACATTCTTTCTGCATACTCTTTCTGTTTTCCCAACCCTATTGAATAGATCTTCCTATTTACTTAATCTAATCTACTTTGTTTAAAGTATGAAAGTTTTCTTTTAGTGAATACTGGGATCCCATGGTGGACTTTGGTTAAGAGCCCATTTTTACCAGTCACTTCTCATAGCTACAACATAAAGAATGGGAAGGCTTGAAGTCAGCAGACTGAATTGAAGCCTTAGCTCTCTCATTCATTAACTCTCTATTCCTGGTTGAGTTGCTTAAATGTTGTGACTCAATTTCAAGAGGTCTTTGTGGGTGAATCATTAACCTCTATCTTAGTTCAGTGGCCTTCAGGTTTATATTGTGtctccctacccccacccagTACAAGTGCATAGGCTTTCCTTTGGGCTTACAGATGTCTCAGAGATATATGTCTGTAGATtgctggggaggagggagtgTGTGTCTGACAGAAATATTGCAAAGGCATTTAACATATCCTAGCCTCAGTTCTACTAGGCAGTGAGTGAGTGAGGTACTCATGCTTTCTAAAGTCTTCGATGGCATCCACAGAAATAAGAGTTTAAAGTTTGAGTTGCTGGAAGTTTCCTTACAAAAAAGAGTCCTGCACCGCCATAAAGATCTCAAATCACTCTATTGCATGATCTGTCCCTTTATTGCTAATGGTGTTTAGTATGTGCTTGAAGAGAGGTGAGCCAGGTGACTGGCCAAGAACCTgcatttattattctttatttatactttaaaaacatCAATTGGAACTAAAGCTCCCTTCCTTCTGTGCTCTAGTTTAGCATTCATTAGtctaccaaatatatatatatatttgatatatatatatagtctaccatatatatatatgctatgttaatatatatgctatatatatatgctatatatatatgctatatatatatatgctatatatatatgctatatatatatgccatatatatatgctatatatatatgccatatatatatgctatatatatatggcatatatatatgctatatatatggcatatatatatatatgctatatatatatgccatatatatatatatatatatgctatatatatggcAGTCTCTCTGTCCACAGGCCAGACACTTGGCATAATTGACCACTTATTCCCAGCACCTGGCTCCAGATCTAACGCAGCACAGTGTCTACTGAATTCTTGAATCTGTTTAAGTAAGGGTTAGGTTTGCTTGTGGAGCTCCAAATGCTTTtctataatttgttttaatattggAGAAAATGGATCCTCATGTTCCCTAAATTCTTAGCTGGTTCTGCATGAATAAGACTTTACAGCTTGTGCTGTGCTGGAGATGATCTTCCTTGTGAGTCCCCACTGGCTAGAGTAAGGGTCCCAGGTGGCCCTTTTACATAGGACCTCTCTTGGAAAAGCCTCCAGGATGAGGTTTTGATTTATTTGGAATGTTTGAGGCCCCGGATAATGTAAATTTTGCCTGGTTTGATTTCTCTAGTACATCACTATCCTCATTGTGAGTTGCCCTTGGGTGAGGATTTATtctaggaaaacagaaaatgccAGCCAACTGGTGCAAGTTCAAGTTCtgccttcattcctttttctatctCAGTCTTATTATCTGTATAATGAGAGCCTTATCCTTGTCTCCCTTGAGATTGTTCTGAGGACCTAGTGAGATAATGGTTGGGAAATTGTCTTGTGGCAAGGGGCTGCAGTATGAAAGCAGTGATACAGAGCATGAATGATGactaaaataattccaaaaaaaGGGAATGTTGAAAACATTTGATTCCATAATGTCTGACTGTTAAGCTATTCTGTTCAAACAAGGTTTCTGAAAAACCTGGGTgataaatgttctaaaattccatggtgatgaaatgttctgagTGATGCCCAGCAGGAGCTGCATAGCCTTTGGCCCCAGGAGATAGCACTACACACAGATCAAGGCAACCTTACTGTCCAGGTAACAGGCATTTACTTCACTGAACTTCAACATGCAAAGTCCATTCTTAGCTTAATGAGATTTAGCTTTATATAGATCAGGAAAAAATATCCCGGGGCTTACATTTTTGTCATTAAATATTAAGCatacttttttcatttctccATCACATTGAATTACAGTGAGTTCTGCATAAGCCCATCTCCCTTTCAAGACTGGAAACTATTTAAGGGATAGTACAAGGcttatttcaagatttttttatgTCTAGcatagtatctggcacatagtaaagactttatgaatgtttattgaatgactgGTAAACATTTCATGAACTTTTACCGAATGCCTGTCAAAATCTTTACCAGCaatgttttgcttttaatttttcagttttttttttttgtcagttaaCAACTTGTCTTAGTTACTTTTAGCCACCTTATGATGTTCTTAGAGAACTTTagatatggttttatttttgccattGACCTTGTTAATCCTGAAAAATGCCCTAGTAGTTCTATTGTGGTCTGGAATGCAGATACATGTGTCCTTTGGATctctgctatttttttgtttgtttgtttgtttgttcgaaGGCCTTTCTGATTAAAGAGTCCACCCTTTCAGCCTAGTAGAAAGTGTGCCCTGAGACCATACTGCCACCAGGTCTGAGGCCCAGCCTAGTCACTGATTTGACAGCAAATCCTTATTCTTCCCTTGGTGCTCATCTGTATCTCAAACCCCAAATCTACGTGACAGTCCTTGGACAGCCTCCACTCCATGTTCTCTATGACAGTCTGATTCAGCTTCATCTTAAGTACATAATTATTTCTGTGTATTCTCCCCAATATCTtagtcacattttctttttactcatGAGTTTTTTGGCTTGGAGTCCAAAGTCTCCCTCCAGCCATACGGCTTTTTAGATATCTCAGGGGAGCTAAGTATGATAAAGATGTTAAGAATTCATATAGATGCTTCACAAACTGAATCCTAGTTCTCCTAAGTCCTGGGTAGTTTTcatgtttaaaagtaaaaactggccaggtgcagtggttcacgcctgtaatcccagcactttgggaggccaaggtgggtggatcacctgaggtcaggagtttgagaccagcctgtccaacatggagaaaccctgtctctactaaaaatacaaaaattagccggatgcggtgacgcatgcctgtaatcccagctactcgggaggctgagacaggagaatcacttgaacccaggaggtggaggttgcagagagctgagattgtgccactgcactccagcctgggcaacagagcaagactctgttttaaaaaaaaagttaaagctgAAATTCCTTAATTTGGCATATGAGGCCTACAGAATATGACCCCCACCTACCCTTCTGGTTTTATCTCCTTCAGTCCCCACCTCCTCCATGTCCTGGAGTCAGCACAACTGAATCATTTTTCGTTCCCTGATCAGTCCATTTGCTTTCATACCTGTAGCTACattgtttcttctctttgcaATTCTTTCTTATCATTCAGACAATCTCTtgtgttttaaaaacagtttaCATCACAGGTCCCCTCCTCTTTAAAAACTTCTCTAACATCTCCaacagtctctctctcttcccctttccctttctttctttttctgagttctTCTTTAATTGTTTGTAAATGCCACTTATCATAAAGAAATGAAACCATACTGTCAAATGCTTGTTTTTACCACTAGGCTTGTAGCTTCCTGAAGCCAGACAAGGAAgcttttttaatatgtatttctccAGGACCTAGCACAGAGGCTAGTTCATAGCTCTTGCCCATTATGTGTTTTCTGATTTAACCAAATTTGAGTATCTCAGATTGTGCCCTCAAAACACTGTCATGATGACTGTAGAATTGCCAGTATCTCTAATTAAACTGTGTATGCTCACCATCTTTAATAAGCAGTTTTGCTAGAATCTGGGATAAATTAACACATCCAGGAGAGAACATCTATTTCTCCTGGGCTATCTAATCCTGAGGccactctccctccccacacagtAACTTATTACTTGACATGTCATAAACATACTCCAATAGGGAATCCAGTTTTAGAAGCCCTGGTGCTCTAGTATAGGAAGAAAGGGATTGTAGGAAAAAGATTTTAAGTGTGTCTTGGATTCTATTTTCTCAAGGGGCTTTCTATTGCCTTCATTAGGTGGAGATTCACAAAGAAACCAAAAGGTCAGTAAAAAATTCTCAGCCCACACTACTTTATTTAGGGATATCTTATCCTTGTTTGTCTATTTATACCCCAAAACAGGGATAACACTCCATCCAGTAACTTTATTTAAAGCTTCAGACTCCCAGTTGTATGAAACTGCTATTCCTCTTTTGCCTCTTATTTAAGGGGCAGGTCTCTAGGAGCCAAGGGTTTGTGAGTTTACACCTCATATTCCTGCCTAGTGTGGATGTTGACAGGCTCAGGAGAACTCTTCCTAAATGGTCAGGAAAACTTCCCACCAACAGCCCTGCACAGAGCATCTTTGACCTCTTTGTTTCTCAGGGTGTATACCACAGGGTTCAGTAGGGGAGTGATGACAGTGTAGGTCACCGAGATCAGCTGGTCATGATCTCTGGTGTTCTCTGACTTGGGCTTGAGGTAGGCAATGGAGGCACATCCGTAGTGGACAATGACCACAGTGAGGTGGGAGGCACAGGTGGCAAAAGCCTTCCGGCCCTCAACTGAAGCAATCTTGAGGATTGTAGAGATAATGAGAACATAAGAAATGAAAACCAGACCCATAGGTACAACAAGCACCAGCACACGGATAATCAAAGTCAGGATTTCATTGACAGTGGTGTCAATGCAGGAGAGCTTCATCACAGGTCGGATGTCACAGAAGAAGTGGGGCACCTTTCTAGCACAGACGGGTAATCTGAATACAGATGTCACTTGTGTTATTGCTACAATCAGCCCAATGCTGCAGGCCCCCAGGACAAGCTGGATACGCAGCCTCTTGTTCATAATAACCATGTATCTCAGGGGGTTGCAGATGGCCACATAGCGGTCATATCCCATTGCTGTGAGCAGGAAGCAGTTAGTGATGCCAAAGGTTACAAAAAAGAACATCTGTGTGGCACACCCTGCCAATGATATGGGCTGGCTCATACCTACGAGGCTGGAGAGAATCCTTGGGAGAATGACCAATGTATATACAGTCTCTGAAGTGGACAGCATTCtcaggaagaagtacatgggtgTGTGAAGATGATGATCAATTCAGATGATGGTCACGATGATGATATTGCCTGCTAGGGTTAAGATGTATAGTGCAAGGAACACGCCAAAAAGGGTGATCTGCTCACGGAAGCTGGAGAAACcttggaaaataaaatcagtgatgAGAGTAAAGTTCTCTCTTTTCATTGGTTGGTTCCCCAATCTGAAACATAAAAGCATAAAAGTCACATAGTCTCAGTAAAGCAGTAGAAGCACATTTCTGAAATTGATTGAAGTTCAATAGTTCTCAGTTACAAATCTGGTGATATATTTCCTAGTGGATTAAGTTAATCCCTGGGTTTACTtatctttacttaaaatatttttactctgtGACCATCTGTTATAATTTTCCATGCATCACAGAATCATATAGTCTCACTTGTTCACTGTATAACCATACATGCTCCTACTTCATTTTTACTCTTCCTCCCTGACATCTGGAATGGctcctcttttctcctcttaTTTCTTTCCTATTCTTCAGAGATGAGTGCACATTTTCAGGCCTTCATAAAACCGTATTACACTCGGAGGTTCTCAGgtttatttggattatttttacCCCATTATTGCTGCCTCACCTCACACAAACACTTAGCAACTTTATAATACCTTTTACATCTTTTCATATTTCACTAGCTCCAAATTATGCATGGATTGGGTGcttgaaaataatttgtttaggGATGGACTACTGATGTCTTTTCTTTCAAAACTATGAATCATCCCCCTTGCACATCCTTTAAGAAGTAGAAGCAAAGTAAAAAGGTTCTTCTTGTcttcaagaagaaaaaggaaaatcttaGCCAACCACCAGCCTCTCCCCACTTCTGTCCGAGTGATGGAAGTCTGCTGACAGTTCAGAGCACTGATTCACGTATGTTATAAACTATGCTACATCTTTACCTTCCCTAAACTAGAAGGCAAATTTATAGCCAATACAACTTCATGAGTAAGCCTACACCCACTCTGCAGAGATAAACAATTGTATCAGGAAAGATACAGCAAATTTAAGTGTCCCTCACCTAAAGCAAAAGCAGACCCTGAATATAAAAAAACAGTTACACCAAAGATACATCATTTTGTTGAAGGAAGGGGATCAGTTCAATTTAtgcaatatttcacatttttatctctttaaacAGTAAGCTTCTGTAGggtatttaaattatattctgaTTTGCTTATGCATATTCAGAAAGAGAAGCTTTGCATAAAGTAAATCACATCAATGATGGTTAGTACGCACGAAGACTTTCTTCAATTtcataaaaatctatttaaaagaaGTTGATGACCAGCTGTTAATCATTTACACTAAGAATgctaaaaagaaagtaaagctgCAATAGAGAATATTTTCcaataaagaaaatcatttgATACTAAAATATATGTCTAAAGACATTTGTCTTCTGTGAGGCTTCTGAGCAAAAACTATGTAGTAGTCCAGCCACGGAGTGGTATGGTGCCTCTAAGGTGAAATCAGAAATGCTTGGCAGAGCTTTTAACTGTTACAATAATGAGCACAGAAGCTCTTGGCCATTCATGATGTGAAATGTCCTGCAAAACTTGTAGTGATTCTGCCCAAGGAAGAATTGTCTTATTCCAAATACCAATAGAGTTCCCATTGAGAAGCACATGGCTAAAATATCATCTTATCTGGCTGAAACTTGTCTGTCTTGAGGTAGAAGAACAGCTATTATGATTTGGTTAGCATCCTCCCCACTCTTGGAAGTCTATAATTCTTCAAAGGAAATGGAAGGAAGAGCAAACATAGCTTATGAAGACCTGTCCAGCTGTGATAGGAGCTGAAATACCACAATAAAGTCAGCTCATATGTAATGAGCCCCATTTCAGTCCTTCTTCTGAAGACCACTCACATGACTCTGCTTAGCACTGAGGCACAACGAGAAAGCTGAGCTGGAGGAGGCCGAGGAGTAAAGATTGAAATGTCAGGCTCTCTTGGCCACAATGGATAGGCACAGGGTGACCAAGGTGAGCAAGGTGACCAAGAGTGCCTACGGCAGGACCTGAGGCTGAGCAGGCAGGGCATAAACACACACTAGTAGGAATATAGTTAGGTTTGAGAGTCATAGGCATTCCTGATAACCCCTCTGTGTGGAAAAGTCTTTGAAGCCAGAGGAGATGCTCTCCCAGGATCAggcagctgggcttctgggagtCACTCCCTGAAGACATTCTGAGAGCCACCCCGCTGGGGCTGGGAGGATGCAGGTATCAGGTACCTGGAGGTCTCATTATGTGTGAGGCTCATTTACTTAATTCCAGGCTAGCGCTTGGGGAGCCTGGGGAAAGTTTTTGCTTCaagttgaaataatatttgaGGAAGCTGGTTTATTTAGTTGATTTTAATTGTTTGAATAAGCACAttgtgagtgtgtatatgtgcatgtggtttattttttatttttttacagatgTGTCTTAGAAATTCATATTGACAAATCTAGGCAGCTCAAGCTTAGAGCCATACCACCTCGGATTTAAGGAAGTTTAGGGCCTTTTGCTTATAGGCAGGAACCCTATCTAGTATAAGAATCTGGTTTTCTTTTTGGAATAGAAGTATTTAAATATGGTCATCATTCTGCAGAGGGCAGTTCATGCCGCCTGTCCTTGTCCTGTGGCATTCAGGATTGGAAGTACACCATCTTTAGATCCAAAGATTCTCTCCTGGAGGCTAGGAAACAAATTAGCTTTTGAACACTGTTCTCTTTGCCTggatttttcttccctttatttgGTAAGCTTCTAATTGTCTGTCAAGACCCAACTCCAAACTTACTTCTCACTGAATACTTTCCATGAGTTGTTTactacttctttaaaaatttcttagtCTTTCGTGTGATATTTATCTGCATCCATTCATTCTTTAAGCACTTAGCATATGTCAGGCCCTGTGCTAGTTGCTGGAAATACAGAAATGGATGAGGTGCTGCACCAACCTTTCAGGAGCTCAGGGTTTAGTTGCAGGTGATAATCATAATAACTGAAATGTAACTGTAAGTGAGACAGGGAGGAGACAGTCCTTGATTAGACTCAGGTTGATTATGAAAAATTACATTGTGTAGGTAAAGTAAGAACAGATTACAAAAGAGTATTTGAATGTATCACTTTTAAGAGcctctcaagtgattctcacttATCTCTCCTGTTCTTAGACTCTAAAATTCCTTAGCAACTGGCCTCTTAAggaagtcattctttttttttttttaaaccactaaccatttttttcccttttctgttctttctggtGATTTTGCTtccttgttgaaaaaaaaaaaaactaccctgCACTGGGATTTGGTATATTGACCTGTGAGTGGTGTGAAGATGGATTTGAAGTTggcaaaaaagaggaagaaaaaccaGCTAGGCTGCTGATGTAACAGAGATAATTGGGATTGATCTAGAGGGGTGGTAATTGGCCCAGAGGGGAGGGACACATGTGAGAGACATTTGAGGGAAATCAATAGGGCTTGTAATTGACTCAATGTGTGGctcaaaggagaggaaagaaccaATAATTTCATAAACTGCTCTCATCAGGTTCATTCATGCCAACTCTctgattatttataaatatacatagctTCTTCTTGTAACAGATGAAGCAAAGAAAATGATCTCCGTATTAACAGTTCATGATCAGGTATCATTGGTGGCTATGAGATCTCAACAGGAAAAGAGTAGAATTGGGCAAAAGAGCTCAAGTCTTTATGATACTATTGCTTTGGGACAAATTACGAAGACTGTAGAAATGGGGAACTGGGTTGATGATATAAAAATGTGGTATCTGGCAAAAAGGACAGGTATACCACTTCAGTAGCAATTAATATTTATCAAACACTTTCACAGATTTTTGTCTCACATAAGCCTCCAAATAACCCTCCGAAGTCAGTAGCAGTATCTAATTTTACAGATTAGGGATGTACAGAAAGTCCAATCTGCCACCAATAGCAAATATATTGGGATTTTAtgctagaaaaaaatgaacacatgTGGAGTGACTATAGAAACAAAGCTGGCAAAACAGCCAAAATAACCTAATGCAAAATCTTCTAGTTCTGCAGACTGCTTTATTTGGGGAACAGATTCCAGTAGTTCTTATTATAGTTTGTTTATGGCATTCAATTTAGTTTAGGATCCTGGGTCTAGACCTCTTAAGAAGGCTTTGGAATTGTCAATGGGAGTCTTTCAGGGCCCCGGATAGGGCTCAAAACAGATTTAACTGAGGTTCCTAAAGTTAGGTCTACTCTCACACCGTCTTCCACACTATTTCTGTCACCTAGAGCTGGCGTGTCCAAATTGTCTGTGTATGAAAACCCCTTTTTACGTTCAAATATTTCTTGATCTCCAAATTGATAATATTTGGATAATAATAGTTGTACTATTTGTACCTATTGATAGGAAAAATAAGTTCTGAAAAGGAGAACTATGAATTAGTAATTGGTGCTTTCAAATGAATTATGGTACTTCAAAAAATACTTGCAGATGCTTTTGTCAGTATTTATTCAGACTGCATGTGAGAATTGATGCCCACAGGAACCCTGGGAATTCTTGCAGTGACTCTGAGGCAACtaggagagaagagggaatgaTGTTATGAGATGTATTCGGCAGGTCAGTAAGGAGGGCATAAATAAAGGGAATCTGGAGGAGAAATGCAGACAGGTGCTCTTAGTGGTTTATTAACCACAAAAAGAACACTCGGAGTGAAGTCTGAGTGATTGCCCCATAGACATAGATACCACTTTGCTTAGGTCTAGTTCCACATAAGCAGAGCCTGAAATAAGGTCCTGGGTATATCCAGGAAGTAATACTTGGAAGACCCTCGGAGAATAGTTAGTTTCCTTTTGCTGGAACATAGGATCAGGGACTATAATAGAAGCCCAGTTACAAAGTCAAGACTTCCTGGGCAAAAGGGAATTCTATTGACAAAGAACAAATGAGAATCCTATTGTTAAAGCTAGGGCTCTGTGTCCATATCAAGAGTGACTTGACGTTGACCTCAGAGTGACCCAGGGAGCAATGTCTGTGGAGGGTGGTGGTGGAGAAGGCACTGAGAGCTTTCCATGTGCCAGGGAATGGTATGTCCATAACATTGTTGACTTCTAAC
This portion of the Pongo abelii isolate AG06213 chromosome 1, NHGRI_mPonAbe1-v2.0_pri, whole genome shotgun sequence genome encodes:
- the LOC100454479 gene encoding LOW QUALITY PROTEIN: olfactory receptor 10J1 (The sequence of the model RefSeq protein was modified relative to this genomic sequence to represent the inferred CDS: substituted 1 base at 1 genomic stop codon) — its product is MLLCFRLGNQPMKRENFTLITDFIFQGFSSFREQITLFGVFLALYILTLAGNIIIVTIIXIDHHLHTPMYFFLRMLSTSETVYTLVILPRILSSLVGMSQPISLAGCATQMFFFVTFGITNCFLLTAMGYDRYVAICNPLRYMVIMNKRLRIQLVLGACSIGLIVAITQVTSVFRLPVCARKVPHFFCDIRPVMKLSCIDTTVNEILTLIIRVLVLVVPMGLVFISYVLIISTILKIASVEGRKAFATCASHLTVVIVHYGCASIAYLKPKSENTRDHDQLISVTYTVITPLLNPVVYTLRNKEVKDALCRAVGGKFS